The following proteins are co-located in the Dromiciops gliroides isolate mDroGli1 chromosome 2, mDroGli1.pri, whole genome shotgun sequence genome:
- the LOC122739688 gene encoding 40S ribosomal protein S15a-like has translation MVHVNVLADALKSINNAEKQGKCQVIIRPCSQVIVRFLTVMMKHGYIGQFEVINDHRAGKIAVNLTGRLNKCGVISPRFDIQLKDLEKWQNNLLPSHQFGFIVLTTSTGIMDHEEARQKHTGGKILGFFF, from the coding sequence ATGGTGCACGTGAATGTCCTGGCAGATGCTCTCAAAAGCATCAACAATgcagaaaaacaaggaaaatgcCAGGTTATCATTAGGCCATGCTCTCAAGTAATCGTCAGGTTCTTAACTGTGATGATGAAGCACGGTTACATTGGCCAATTTGAGGTCATCAATGATCACAGAGCAGGAAAAATTGCTGTGAACCTCACAGGCAGATTAAACAAGTGTGGTGTAATCAGCCCCAGATTTGATATTCAATTGAAAGATCTGGAAAAGTGGCAGAATAATCTGCTACCATCCCATCAGTTTGGGTTCATTGTGCTTACAACCTCAACTGGCATCATGGATCATGAGGAAGCAAGACAAAAACACACAGGAGGAAAAATCCTGGGATTCTTTTTCTAA